From one Desmodus rotundus isolate HL8 chromosome X, HLdesRot8A.1, whole genome shotgun sequence genomic stretch:
- the VEGFD gene encoding vascular endothelial growth factor D isoform X1, giving the protein MFKMYRHWAVVNIFMMSYLQLVQDSSYEHGPVKQSVLERSEQQIRAASGLEELLQITHFEDWKLWRCRLKLKSFASPDSRSASHRSTRFAATFYDIETLKVIDEEWQRTQCSPRETCVEVASELGSTTNRFFKPPCVNVFRCGGCCNEESVICMNTSTSYVSKQLFEISVPLTSVPELVPVKVANHTGCKCLSMAPSHPYPIIRRSIQVPEEDRCPHSKKLCPVDMLWDSNECKCVLQEENPLAGMEDHSRLQELALCGPHMKFDEDRCECVCKTPCPRDLIQHPENCSCIECRESMESCCRKHKLRGWMPLSHQNVYKCKTSLCKALPLSKGQKAYPWAPWSRKPLIQLCSQVPHPSHFKQHAALPSCCHSFPPPQVLENIHFP; this is encoded by the exons caGTCCGTGTTAGAACGATCTGAACAGCAGATTAGGGCGGCTTCTGGTTTGGAAGAACTGCTGCAAATCACTCACTTCGAGGACTGGAAGCTGTGGAGATGCCGACTGAAGCTGAAAAGTTTCGCCAGCCCGGATTCTCGCTCGGCATCTCATCGGTCCACCAGGTTCGCGGCAACTTTCTATGACATTGAAACATTAAAAG TTATAGATGAGGAATGGCAAAGAACCCAGTGCAGCCCTAGAGAGACGTGCGTGGAGGTCGCTAGCGAGCTGGGGAGCACCACCAACAGGTTCTTCAAGCCTCCCTGTGTGAACGTGTTCCGGTGTGGCGGCTGTTGCAACGAAGAGAGCGTCATCTGCATGAACACGAGCACCTCATATGTTTCCAAACAG CTCTTTGAAATATCAGTGCCTTTGACATCAGTGCCTGAATTAGTGCCTGTTAAAGTTGCCAACCATACAGGTTGTAAGTGCTTGTCAATGGCTCCCAGCCACCCATACCCCATTATCAGAAGGTCCATCCAGGTCCCAGAAGAAGATCG cTGTCCCCATTCCAAGAAACTCTGTCCTGTTGACATGCTGTGGGATAGCAACGAATGTAAATGTGTTTTACAAGAGGAGAATCCACTTGCTGGAATGGAAG aCCACTCTCGCCTTCAGGAACTGGCTCTCTGTGGGCCACACATGAAGTTTGATGAAGATCGTTGTGAGTGCGTGTGCAAGACACCGTGTCCCAGAGATCTCATCCAGCACCCGGAAAACTGCAGTTGCATCGAGTGCAGAGAGAGCATGGAAAGCTGCTGCCGGAAGCACAAG CTGCGAGGATGGATGCCCCTTTCACACCAGAATGTGTACAAATGCAAAACCAGCCTGTGCAAAGCATTGCCGCTTTCCAAAGGACAAAAGGCCTACCCATGGGCTCCATGGTCAAGAAAACCCCTGATTCAGCTTTGTTCCCAAGTTCCCCATCCCAGTCATTTTAAACAGCATGCCGCTTTGCCAAGTTGCTGTCAcagtttcccccccccccaggtgtTGGAAAACATTCACTTCCCATAA
- the VEGFD gene encoding vascular endothelial growth factor D isoform X2, producing MFKMYRHWAVVNIFMMSYLQLVQDSSYEHGPVKSVLERSEQQIRAASGLEELLQITHFEDWKLWRCRLKLKSFASPDSRSASHRSTRFAATFYDIETLKVIDEEWQRTQCSPRETCVEVASELGSTTNRFFKPPCVNVFRCGGCCNEESVICMNTSTSYVSKQLFEISVPLTSVPELVPVKVANHTGCKCLSMAPSHPYPIIRRSIQVPEEDRCPHSKKLCPVDMLWDSNECKCVLQEENPLAGMEDHSRLQELALCGPHMKFDEDRCECVCKTPCPRDLIQHPENCSCIECRESMESCCRKHKLRGWMPLSHQNVYKCKTSLCKALPLSKGQKAYPWAPWSRKPLIQLCSQVPHPSHFKQHAALPSCCHSFPPPQVLENIHFP from the exons TCCGTGTTAGAACGATCTGAACAGCAGATTAGGGCGGCTTCTGGTTTGGAAGAACTGCTGCAAATCACTCACTTCGAGGACTGGAAGCTGTGGAGATGCCGACTGAAGCTGAAAAGTTTCGCCAGCCCGGATTCTCGCTCGGCATCTCATCGGTCCACCAGGTTCGCGGCAACTTTCTATGACATTGAAACATTAAAAG TTATAGATGAGGAATGGCAAAGAACCCAGTGCAGCCCTAGAGAGACGTGCGTGGAGGTCGCTAGCGAGCTGGGGAGCACCACCAACAGGTTCTTCAAGCCTCCCTGTGTGAACGTGTTCCGGTGTGGCGGCTGTTGCAACGAAGAGAGCGTCATCTGCATGAACACGAGCACCTCATATGTTTCCAAACAG CTCTTTGAAATATCAGTGCCTTTGACATCAGTGCCTGAATTAGTGCCTGTTAAAGTTGCCAACCATACAGGTTGTAAGTGCTTGTCAATGGCTCCCAGCCACCCATACCCCATTATCAGAAGGTCCATCCAGGTCCCAGAAGAAGATCG cTGTCCCCATTCCAAGAAACTCTGTCCTGTTGACATGCTGTGGGATAGCAACGAATGTAAATGTGTTTTACAAGAGGAGAATCCACTTGCTGGAATGGAAG aCCACTCTCGCCTTCAGGAACTGGCTCTCTGTGGGCCACACATGAAGTTTGATGAAGATCGTTGTGAGTGCGTGTGCAAGACACCGTGTCCCAGAGATCTCATCCAGCACCCGGAAAACTGCAGTTGCATCGAGTGCAGAGAGAGCATGGAAAGCTGCTGCCGGAAGCACAAG CTGCGAGGATGGATGCCCCTTTCACACCAGAATGTGTACAAATGCAAAACCAGCCTGTGCAAAGCATTGCCGCTTTCCAAAGGACAAAAGGCCTACCCATGGGCTCCATGGTCAAGAAAACCCCTGATTCAGCTTTGTTCCCAAGTTCCCCATCCCAGTCATTTTAAACAGCATGCCGCTTTGCCAAGTTGCTGTCAcagtttcccccccccccaggtgtTGGAAAACATTCACTTCCCATAA
- the VEGFD gene encoding vascular endothelial growth factor D isoform X3, translated as MFKMYRHWAVVNIFMMSYLQLVQDSSYEHGPVKQSVLERSEQQIRAASGLEELLQITHFEDWKLWRCRLKLKSFASPDSRSASHRSTRFAATFYDIETLKVIDEEWQRTQCSPRETCVEVASELGSTTNRFFKPPCVNVFRCGGCCNEESVICMNTSTSYVSKQLFEISVPLTSVPELVPVKVANHTGCKCLSMAPSHPYPIIRRSIQVPEEDRCPHSKKLCPVDMLWDSNECKCVLQEENPLAGMEDHSRLQELALCGPHMKFDEDRCECVCKTPCPRDLIQHPENCSCIECRESMESCCRKHKVFHPDTCSCEDGCPFHTRMCTNAKPACAKHCRFPKDKRPTHGLHGQENP; from the exons caGTCCGTGTTAGAACGATCTGAACAGCAGATTAGGGCGGCTTCTGGTTTGGAAGAACTGCTGCAAATCACTCACTTCGAGGACTGGAAGCTGTGGAGATGCCGACTGAAGCTGAAAAGTTTCGCCAGCCCGGATTCTCGCTCGGCATCTCATCGGTCCACCAGGTTCGCGGCAACTTTCTATGACATTGAAACATTAAAAG TTATAGATGAGGAATGGCAAAGAACCCAGTGCAGCCCTAGAGAGACGTGCGTGGAGGTCGCTAGCGAGCTGGGGAGCACCACCAACAGGTTCTTCAAGCCTCCCTGTGTGAACGTGTTCCGGTGTGGCGGCTGTTGCAACGAAGAGAGCGTCATCTGCATGAACACGAGCACCTCATATGTTTCCAAACAG CTCTTTGAAATATCAGTGCCTTTGACATCAGTGCCTGAATTAGTGCCTGTTAAAGTTGCCAACCATACAGGTTGTAAGTGCTTGTCAATGGCTCCCAGCCACCCATACCCCATTATCAGAAGGTCCATCCAGGTCCCAGAAGAAGATCG cTGTCCCCATTCCAAGAAACTCTGTCCTGTTGACATGCTGTGGGATAGCAACGAATGTAAATGTGTTTTACAAGAGGAGAATCCACTTGCTGGAATGGAAG aCCACTCTCGCCTTCAGGAACTGGCTCTCTGTGGGCCACACATGAAGTTTGATGAAGATCGTTGTGAGTGCGTGTGCAAGACACCGTGTCCCAGAGATCTCATCCAGCACCCGGAAAACTGCAGTTGCATCGAGTGCAGAGAGAGCATGGAAAGCTGCTGCCGGAAGCACAAGGTATTTCACCCAGACACctgcag CTGCGAGGATGGATGCCCCTTTCACACCAGAATGTGTACAAATGCAAAACCAGCCTGTGCAAAGCATTGCCGCTTTCCAAAGGACAAAAGGCCTACCCATGGGCTCCATGGTCAAGAAAACCCCTGA